A window of Sporosarcina luteola genomic DNA:
CAGGAACGATCGACTGATGCAAAATATGATGCTTATGGATATTTTCCGCGATCGGCAGGCAATACGATTCCCCTTCAGGATTCCGTTGGATAATGACGGATATTTCCGTCTTGAAAGGGACGAACGCTTCCGCGATGCAAGCTGAATGGGCGAAGAGAGGTTCCGCTAGTTCAAGATCGTTAGCCGACTCAAGCTTCACTTGCCCTTTCCCGTCATAACCGCCGTACGCAGTTTTCACGATGCATGGAAATCCAACCTGATCGATTTTCGCTATTAACTCAGTAAATGAATCAGCAGCGACATAATTGGCGACCGGCGCACCGGAAGCCCGTATTTCCGCTTTTTCCGCTATCCGATTTTGCGTGATTCTTACAAGTTCGGCTCCTTGAGGTACATACGCGATTTGGCTGAGTCGCTCGAGACCCTCATAATCAATATTCTCAAATTCGTATGTGATGACATCACTCACTTCGCCAAGCTCCTCAAGCGCTGCTTCATCGTCATACGGAGCGACGATACGGATATCTGCAATCTGGCCGCATGGTGATTCCATATTTGGATCAAGCACGGCAATCTTGAATCCAGCTTCCTTTGCAGCAAGGCCCATCATGCGGCCAAGCTGTCCGCCGCCGATGATTCCAATTGTCTGTCCCGGCAAAATCGTTTTCATAGCAACTCACCACTGCTTTCTAATGACGCATTCCGCATTTGTGTTCGACGTTCTTCAAGGCGGCTGCGTAGCTTCGAATCGTGGACGGCTAAAAACTGGGCAGCGAGCAATCCGGCATTCGTAGCACCTGCTTTACCGATTGATACGGTAGCGACCGGAACGCCTCCTGGCATCTGAACGATGGATAGCAATGAATCCATGCCATTCAACGCCTTGGACTGAACCGGAACACCAATGACAGGCAATAATGTCTTCGCTGCCACCATTCCTGGAAGATGGGCGGCACCGCCTGCACCGGCGACAATCACTTCAAGTCCCCTGTCCTGTGCCTGCTCTGCATATTCAAACATGAAGTCCGGAGTACGATGCGCTGATACTACCTTCTTTTCATAATCAACACCTAACTCGTCCAGTATGTCGCAAGCATGCTTCATCGTTTCCCAATCACTTTTACTCCCCATGATCACGCCGACTTTCGGTCCCATAGACAATCCGCTCCTTTAGTAGACTGATGAAGAATTTCACTTCGTTAATTTCCCATTAAAAAATCCTTGAATAAGCTGCCTTCCAAATGCATGGAAAGCAGTTCATTCAAGGATATTCACAATGCTCAAGATGAACGTATCCATAAGATATGGCACACCCTTCGCTGAATCCTAGAAATCGCTTTCCACATAGTCCGGACATTTACGGCGTCCTGGTAGAAACGCTGAAGCCGATCCTTCAGCATATATGTGGGTTATCGAACTACACTCAGTGTACCAACTGAATTCGAATACGTCAATAAAAAATACGAACAATAGCCATCCGAGAATGACCATCGTTCGTATAATAAACATTTTACTCATCTAAAATCCCTTTAAACTTAATGACTTGCCGGATTGGGACGTACTCGCCATCCTTCTCCATAAAAACAGGCTCCTCCATCCTGCCCGCCACGCGATAGCCTTCCGCAGCCAACCGCTGCAAACAATCATCAATTCTCTCGCCTTCTCCGACTTCAAACCATACTGTTTTCTTTTTCGTACTCATTTAAATAAGTTTCCTCTCCTCACAGACTTCACCCAGAATCCCCCATGGATCGTCCTTGCTTCATATGCAATAATGAACGCCTTCGGATCAATCTGTTTTATCGTCTCATACAACTTCAATTCATCTTTTCGGG
This region includes:
- the purK gene encoding 5-(carboxyamino)imidazole ribonucleotide synthase, with product MKTILPGQTIGIIGGGQLGRMMGLAAKEAGFKIAVLDPNMESPCGQIADIRIVAPYDDEAALEELGEVSDVITYEFENIDYEGLERLSQIAYVPQGAELVRITQNRIAEKAEIRASGAPVANYVAADSFTELIAKIDQVGFPCIVKTAYGGYDGKGQVKLESANDLELAEPLFAHSACIAEAFVPFKTEISVIIQRNPEGESYCLPIAENIHKHHILHQSIVPARVAEAVLAKAEKAARKIADHLELVGTLAVEMFVLENDEIVINELAPRPHNSGHYSIEACNVSQFHQHIRAVCGWPLRKPRLWAPSVMVNVLGEHVVPLKKVVMNHPDWSIHLYGKAEAKEKRKMGHVTIMTEDLEKILEEIDSTGIWA
- the purE gene encoding 5-(carboxyamino)imidazole ribonucleotide mutase, which codes for MGPKVGVIMGSKSDWETMKHACDILDELGVDYEKKVVSAHRTPDFMFEYAEQAQDRGLEVIVAGAGGAAHLPGMVAAKTLLPVIGVPVQSKALNGMDSLLSIVQMPGGVPVATVSIGKAGATNAGLLAAQFLAVHDSKLRSRLEERRTQMRNASLESSGELL
- a CDS encoding NETI motif-containing protein; the protein is MSTKKKTVWFEVGEGERIDDCLQRLAAEGYRVAGRMEEPVFMEKDGEYVPIRQVIKFKGILDE